AGAGGTCACGTGAGGGCGAGATCCCGGGGAGCGCCTGCGACTCCGCCACGATCGCCTCGAGCTCGCGGACCAGTGCGGCGCAATCGACACACTCCGAATGATGCGCCGTCATCCACGCCTGCTCGGCCTGGTCGAGATCACGCTCCAGGTACCCGCCACACTGCGCTTCGAAGCGCGCGCAGTCGGCGGAGGCGCCGGTCGGGGGAACGCTATCTGTATAGTCCATATGCTGGGTTACCGATTCAGGGCGGCGCGCAACAACATGCGCGCACGGTGCAACTGGGCCTTGCTGCCGCCCGGCGTGATGCCGAGCTGCTCGCCGATCTCTTCGTGCGTAAAGCCTTCCACGTCATGCAACACGAATACCCGTCGCGCACCCGCTGGCAGTCCGGCGATCGCGGCATCGAGATCCAATCGTTCGCCGACGAATACCGCGCGGGAGGGCGCCTCGTCGAGGGCGTCATCGTCGGCGGTGCGGGCGCCGTGAATGCTGGCCCGCTTGCGACGCGACAACACGACGTTCACCGCGACCCGATGCAGCCACGTGCTGAATGCCGACTCGCCGCGGAAGCCCGGCAGCTTTTGCCACACCCGCACGAACACGTCCTGCGTGACTTCCTCGGCCAGCTGCGGATCGGCCAGCATGCGCGTGCAGATCGCGTACACCCGGTCGACATGCGCCCGGTAGAGCCGTTCGAACGCGCGCCGGTCGCCCGAGGCAGCGGCCGCGACGTCGGTATCCAGGCCGGTAGCCAGCCCCGAATCCACCGCGCCGGCGCCACTGGTTCCCGTCACAGCAGCGACCGCGCCCGGCGATGAGGCCGGGACGGCGGGATGTAGCGAGGCGAACACAGGGGTAGTCACACGCAGGGCGAGCAATGAGGCTCCGATAGCAGGTCACCCCATTGGATGACCCATCAGCCCGGAGGGTTTGAAGCGACCGCTCAGATTGTACGTCAGATGTTACGTCAGATCG
The Gemmatimonas sp. DNA segment above includes these coding regions:
- a CDS encoding RNA polymerase sigma factor; amino-acid sequence: MTTPVFASLHPAVPASSPGAVAAVTGTSGAGAVDSGLATGLDTDVAAAASGDRRAFERLYRAHVDRVYAICTRMLADPQLAEEVTQDVFVRVWQKLPGFRGESAFSTWLHRVAVNVVLSRRKRASIHGARTADDDALDEAPSRAVFVGERLDLDAAIAGLPAGARRVFVLHDVEGFTHEEIGEQLGITPGGSKAQLHRARMLLRAALNR